The proteins below come from a single Parageobacillus thermoglucosidasius genomic window:
- a CDS encoding erythromycin esterase family protein, translating to MATLFVNEVKKQSIDIGDMDCYHFEFLQPILEHKRFVFLGESSHCAKEYSLAKVNLIKYLHEELGFHVLAFESELGPCMIGDYLSDQFDSKRFMAGTIGRVWQNEFVPGLFDYMKKMKQERPLDFTGVDVYQGKKENLFSEFLESYLTGPAKQKFVDFEKRAIEVLIAADTRKIKRSMRRHISEEMESKGMELMEELQQQRFPDSKIYKIVLRTMENRVNYLKATLEKSFSKLFEYRDALMAKNLEFLAQEIYPNEKFIIWAHNMHISKRTSAKRLSAYKSFVENLSQTVKEKSFVLGLYAKEGKMLDYTGKEYPIKKLGKKHLESLLDHSPYQNSFIQCNGNWAQKKWRAYEGGAMPTSFVPAQQYDGILFFKYVSPAYFFDVSEKNREK from the coding sequence ATGGCTACTTTATTTGTAAACGAAGTCAAAAAGCAAAGCATCGATATAGGGGATATGGACTGTTATCATTTTGAATTTCTCCAGCCGATTTTGGAACATAAACGTTTTGTCTTCCTTGGGGAGAGCAGCCATTGCGCCAAAGAATACAGTCTAGCAAAAGTGAACCTGATTAAATATCTTCATGAGGAATTGGGTTTTCATGTACTTGCCTTTGAAAGCGAATTGGGGCCGTGCATGATCGGCGATTATCTGTCTGATCAATTTGATTCTAAACGTTTTATGGCGGGTACCATTGGACGTGTGTGGCAAAATGAATTTGTCCCCGGATTATTTGACTATATGAAAAAAATGAAGCAAGAGCGGCCGCTGGATTTTACGGGTGTGGATGTTTATCAAGGAAAAAAGGAGAATTTGTTTTCGGAATTCCTCGAGTCTTATTTAACAGGCCCGGCCAAACAGAAGTTTGTCGATTTTGAAAAGCGGGCGATCGAGGTTTTGATAGCAGCCGATACACGGAAAATCAAACGTTCGATGCGCCGGCATATAAGCGAAGAGATGGAAAGTAAGGGCATGGAATTGATGGAGGAACTCCAACAGCAGCGTTTCCCGGATAGCAAGATTTATAAAATTGTCCTCCGGACGATGGAAAATAGAGTAAATTATTTGAAAGCAACGTTAGAAAAAAGTTTCTCGAAACTTTTTGAGTATCGGGATGCATTAATGGCAAAAAACCTAGAATTTTTAGCACAGGAAATATATCCAAATGAAAAATTTATCATTTGGGCCCATAACATGCATATTAGCAAACGTACTTCCGCCAAGCGCCTGTCTGCCTATAAATCGTTTGTGGAAAATCTCTCCCAAACGGTGAAGGAGAAAAGTTTTGTATTGGGGTTGTATGCAAAGGAAGGCAAAATGTTGGATTATACAGGAAAGGAATATCCAATAAAAAAACTAGGCAAAAAACATTTGGAAAGCCTTCTTGACCATTCTCCTTATCAAAATAGTTTTATTCAGTGCAATGGAAACTGGGCGCAGAAAAAATGGCGGGCCTATGAAGGCGGGGCAATGCCAACTTCCTTTGTACCTGCACAACAATATGATGGGATTTTATTTTTTAAATATGTTTCCCCGGCTTACTTTTTTGACGTTTCTGAGAAGAACAGAGAAAAGTAG
- the comX gene encoding competence pheromone ComX: MQEIIRFLVEHPEVIEKLQNGTVSLIGLSELEVKAVVKVFSESTEPLGYWK, encoded by the coding sequence ATGCAAGAAATCATTCGCTTTTTAGTAGAACATCCAGAAGTCATTGAAAAATTACAAAATGGTACGGTGAGCTTGATAGGTTTAAGTGAGTTAGAGGTAAAAGCGGTTGTAAAGGTATTTAGTGAATCGACGGAGCCGCTTGGATATTGGAAGTAG
- a CDS encoding acyl carrier protein, translated as MENTSIPRNVEAKEAVFEILAETLKLDVTEINESLRLSHDLGMDSIDVLDMLYDIEKKTGSVIGLQDFENYFRGELSVEEFRNANGVITEKGIRYIKEKFPNAIIPESGLLTRHLFELLTVGDLIKLTEIHR; from the coding sequence ATGGAGAATACAAGTATACCACGGAATGTTGAAGCAAAAGAAGCAGTGTTCGAAATTTTAGCAGAAACTTTAAAGCTAGATGTAACAGAAATCAACGAGTCTTTGAGATTATCACATGATTTAGGTATGGATTCCATCGATGTACTTGACATGCTTTACGATATCGAAAAGAAAACGGGTTCTGTTATTGGTTTGCAAGACTTTGAGAATTACTTCCGTGGGGAGCTTTCTGTTGAAGAATTCCGCAATGCTAATGGCGTGATTACTGAAAAAGGCATTCGATATATCAAAGAAAAATTTCCAAACGCTATAATCCCTGAAAGTGGACTTCTTACACGTCATCTATTTGAATTATTAACAGTGGGCGATTTAATTAAATTGACCGAGATTCATCGTTAA
- the acpS gene encoding holo-ACP synthase, with translation MSLQIFGTGIDIISTSRISRFLNKHGDSLTNIFTKDEIQYCLHFKEPSQCFAARFAAKEAIIKSMGIGLHEVEALSDIEVIHNPIGVPIPKLHGAVEQLRKEKGIEYILLSISHCEGYAVAHAMAVSRNGEE, from the coding sequence ATGTCCCTTCAGATTTTCGGTACAGGGATTGATATTATATCTACTTCCCGGATTTCAAGATTTTTAAACAAACATGGAGATTCGTTGACCAACATTTTTACAAAAGACGAAATTCAATATTGTCTTCACTTTAAAGAACCGTCTCAATGTTTTGCTGCAAGATTTGCTGCAAAAGAAGCTATCATAAAGTCTATGGGGATTGGATTACATGAAGTAGAGGCATTATCAGATATAGAAGTGATACACAATCCTATTGGTGTCCCTATCCCAAAATTACATGGTGCGGTAGAACAGCTTCGCAAGGAAAAAGGAATTGAATACATCCTATTATCGATAAGTCATTGTGAGGGGTATGCAGTTGCTCATGCAATGGCTGTATCAAGAAATGGAGAGGAATGA
- a CDS encoding beta-ketoacyl-[acyl-carrier-protein] synthase family protein, whose amino-acid sequence MEDRVVITGMGIVSAIGVDVESFWESLHSGFSGIKNVEQLRLNKIKSKIGGQISYFQTAFESIRAEGWDDRGLQLSLFALKQALQQAKVEDADIPFDRIGVVVGTCSGGIFSGQKWVEECNQLGPSKANPQYLKMYDYNTVANMVSYVTGARGPVLTISTACAASNNAIGLASDLIRSNKVDMVIVGGFDALSETVYNGFNSVDALDTTPCKPYSADRRGLSLGEGAGFLILERMDRAQQRNVNIYAEILGYGLAADGYHPTAPHPEGEGAARAISFALKDAGIAPKEVDYINGHGTGTLLNDVAETKGIIKALGEHAYQIPINSIKAMTGHTLGASGTIEGISTILAINKKFIPPTIRLQSPDPSLTLDYTANVGRKVEKLDIALSNSFAFGGNNAVVAYGSPHLTSRYGIKRKEKVVITGMGLVTPAGIGKEPFFNALISGETILSVIDDAQKRRSNLLNTVHINGDKVKSRFDRKEIRRLDDVGVYSLLSVKEAIEDAGLLIDDLNRERIGVISSHSFSMVEHFSEMFKFTIEDKYRLKPSVFPNSVHNGVAGVIATHLQVLGPSSTMVSGESSSAAAIIHAYELLQKGAADVILCVGADVVNEEVSQTLYAMGIVSNELPRPFDRKRNGALYSEAAVTLVLETESHALARGACILARIHDYAAKSDGTLPWNLSSEGDALVKSMQEVLKSVEQVPDCIWTDASGSITKDFAEAKAISKVFKRNELPYLVAVKAIFGETWAASTNLNIAAALLAMERQVIPGIPNFDEVDSMLNIEPRSQSIGAKTEWALVNSINQSGNSFSFLLGPSI is encoded by the coding sequence ATGGAAGATCGCGTTGTAATAACGGGTATGGGGATTGTATCAGCTATCGGTGTTGATGTAGAAAGTTTTTGGGAATCTTTACATTCTGGTTTCTCTGGCATTAAAAATGTTGAACAACTTCGTCTTAATAAAATTAAGTCTAAAATTGGTGGACAAATCAGTTATTTTCAAACTGCGTTTGAATCAATAAGAGCGGAAGGATGGGACGACCGTGGATTGCAATTGTCTCTTTTCGCTCTTAAACAAGCTTTACAGCAAGCAAAAGTAGAAGATGCAGATATTCCGTTCGACCGAATCGGCGTGGTAGTAGGAACTTGTTCGGGTGGCATTTTTAGTGGTCAAAAATGGGTAGAGGAATGCAATCAGTTAGGGCCATCCAAAGCTAATCCTCAATATTTGAAAATGTATGATTATAATACGGTTGCTAATATGGTTAGTTATGTGACAGGGGCGCGTGGTCCCGTTTTAACCATTTCAACTGCTTGTGCTGCTAGTAATAATGCGATTGGATTGGCAAGTGATTTAATTCGTTCCAACAAGGTGGATATGGTAATTGTTGGAGGTTTTGATGCTTTATCTGAAACTGTTTATAACGGATTTAATTCTGTAGATGCTCTTGATACAACTCCTTGTAAACCTTATAGTGCAGACCGACGTGGCCTTAGTTTAGGAGAAGGAGCGGGGTTTTTAATTTTAGAAAGAATGGATAGGGCTCAACAAAGGAACGTAAATATATATGCTGAAATTCTTGGTTATGGGTTAGCAGCTGACGGTTACCATCCCACAGCTCCACATCCAGAGGGAGAAGGAGCTGCGAGAGCTATTTCTTTTGCTTTAAAAGACGCAGGCATTGCACCAAAAGAAGTTGATTATATAAATGGTCACGGTACAGGTACATTATTAAATGATGTAGCTGAGACAAAAGGTATCATCAAGGCTTTAGGTGAACATGCCTATCAGATCCCTATTAACAGCATCAAAGCTATGACTGGGCATACATTAGGAGCTTCTGGGACTATAGAAGGTATCTCGACTATTTTGGCAATAAATAAGAAATTCATTCCGCCTACTATTAGGTTACAAAGTCCAGATCCCTCTTTGACATTGGATTATACAGCAAATGTAGGACGAAAGGTTGAAAAATTAGATATCGCTCTGTCAAATTCTTTTGCGTTCGGTGGTAACAATGCAGTCGTTGCTTATGGGTCACCTCACCTTACAAGCAGATATGGTATAAAAAGGAAAGAGAAGGTCGTTATTACAGGGATGGGATTAGTTACACCTGCTGGAATTGGAAAAGAACCTTTCTTTAATGCTCTCATATCAGGCGAGACGATTTTATCGGTTATTGACGATGCACAAAAAAGAAGGTCCAATTTACTCAATACTGTACACATTAACGGCGATAAAGTAAAGAGCCGATTTGACCGAAAAGAAATCCGACGTTTAGATGACGTCGGTGTGTATTCTCTTTTAAGCGTAAAAGAGGCGATTGAGGATGCGGGGTTGTTGATCGATGACTTAAATCGAGAGCGTATTGGTGTCATTAGTAGTCATTCGTTCTCGATGGTTGAACATTTTTCAGAAATGTTTAAATTCACTATTGAAGATAAATATAGGTTAAAACCATCTGTGTTCCCGAATTCCGTTCACAATGGAGTCGCTGGAGTCATTGCCACCCATTTGCAAGTATTAGGTCCTTCTTCCACCATGGTTTCAGGTGAGTCTTCCTCAGCTGCTGCGATTATTCACGCTTATGAACTCCTTCAAAAAGGAGCTGCGGACGTTATATTATGCGTAGGGGCAGATGTGGTGAACGAAGAGGTATCACAGACATTGTATGCTATGGGAATTGTATCGAATGAACTTCCTCGTCCTTTTGACAGAAAAAGAAATGGTGCATTGTATTCGGAAGCGGCTGTAACCCTTGTGTTAGAAACAGAAAGCCATGCTTTAGCGAGGGGAGCTTGTATATTAGCAAGAATACATGATTATGCTGCTAAATCAGATGGGACTCTTCCATGGAATCTATCATCTGAAGGAGATGCATTAGTTAAATCTATGCAAGAAGTTTTAAAATCGGTAGAACAAGTACCTGATTGTATTTGGACAGATGCTTCCGGCTCTATTACGAAAGATTTTGCCGAAGCTAAAGCCATCAGTAAAGTGTTCAAGCGAAATGAGCTTCCATATTTAGTTGCCGTAAAAGCTATTTTTGGTGAGACATGGGCTGCTTCTACGAATTTGAATATTGCAGCTGCTCTTCTGGCAATGGAGAGACAGGTTATTCCGGGTATCCCCAATTTTGATGAAGTGGACTCGATGTTGAACATCGAACCCCGTTCTCAATCCATAGGAGCAAAAACAGAATGGGCTTTAGTCAATTCGATAAATCAAAGCGGAAACAGCTTTTCTTTTCTGTTAGGTCCCTCTATATAA
- a CDS encoding 3-oxoacyl-ACP synthase III family protein — protein MFTTQIIGTGSYLPGDSITVETLKKVIGHVAEDLVNALGAHKRYWAIDPETGVAREDNSDIAAKAARLALENAEIQPNDIDVIISVTATPDYPLPANAPIIQEKLGIQHCAAIELRAGCNGVAQALTIADQFLKTGLYKTALVIGSELSSTYTVPPYLRGDRNVNKNDLLNVIMFGDGAGAVVLKSTNEPSAPGIIGSYLNSIGVGKPAGFVLPVGGSKRPIDTQTLEEGNYRWFQDYKSIAQMDKEMAFDAIRGILEVTKVSPEEIDMIIVPQANAERIKVGLTSDENPLAKYADRFFVNVDQVGNTSAAGVLIALDEANRRGLLNYNDLLMLVGAESSKWLCGSLMLRWAK, from the coding sequence ATGTTCACAACTCAAATAATAGGTACTGGTTCATATCTTCCCGGGGACTCCATTACAGTAGAAACATTAAAAAAAGTTATTGGTCATGTTGCGGAGGATTTAGTTAATGCATTAGGTGCGCATAAACGGTATTGGGCTATCGATCCTGAAACAGGAGTAGCAAGAGAAGACAATTCGGATATAGCAGCGAAAGCAGCTCGTCTCGCTCTCGAAAATGCTGAGATACAACCGAACGACATTGATGTGATTATCAGCGTAACAGCAACACCTGATTATCCATTACCAGCTAATGCTCCTATCATTCAAGAAAAATTAGGTATTCAACATTGTGCTGCTATTGAGTTACGAGCAGGATGTAACGGGGTTGCTCAAGCCCTTACGATTGCCGACCAATTTTTAAAAACAGGCTTATATAAAACAGCCTTGGTCATTGGGAGCGAACTTTCTTCTACATACACTGTTCCTCCGTATTTAAGAGGCGATCGAAATGTAAATAAAAACGACCTGTTAAATGTGATTATGTTTGGTGATGGTGCGGGGGCTGTCGTGTTGAAGTCGACCAATGAACCATCTGCTCCTGGTATTATCGGATCTTATTTAAATTCGATTGGAGTGGGTAAGCCTGCAGGTTTCGTATTGCCAGTTGGCGGTTCTAAACGACCAATTGACACTCAAACTCTTGAAGAAGGAAACTACCGTTGGTTCCAAGATTACAAATCGATTGCTCAAATGGATAAGGAAATGGCTTTTGATGCCATCCGAGGCATTTTAGAGGTGACTAAAGTCTCTCCTGAAGAGATTGATATGATTATTGTTCCTCAAGCTAATGCTGAGCGAATTAAAGTTGGACTTACTTCGGATGAAAATCCATTAGCAAAATATGCTGACCGCTTTTTTGTGAACGTAGACCAAGTTGGTAATACTTCAGCTGCAGGAGTATTAATTGCATTAGATGAAGCCAATAGAAGGGGCCTGTTAAACTACAATGACCTCTTAATGTTAGTAGGAGCAGAATCTTCTAAATGGTTATGTGGTTCCTTAATGTTACGTTGGGCTAAGTAA
- a CDS encoding MMPL family transporter, which produces MREVTGKGLFWKWGRMIFRFRWLVLILNLLIFAFFAMFAPKAENLFKDNGMIPYGSESDQGNRLLKKELGFSASSLMVVYKSDTLDLTTEKSKEAILSSVKGLNQLSYVEDIQFVTTKRVSDDNGIQALMIMLSLSENEAEEKYDEIKQKITQPDNMDVYITGQPSLLHDFHTASKKDLIKAEKIGIPVALVVLLVVFGTLVAAILPIIVGLTSIVITMGILYFLGLHIEFSNFLPNIVSMLGLAVGIDYALFIVTRFREELKKGVSIQEAIGMTNQTAGKSVVFSGFAVVVGLFGLVFIDLNLFFSLAVGGILVVSISVLVSTTLLLAVLSILGYRVNKLRVFPKSWEKRNSEKVWSRVAYSVMKRPVSLALVTIAGLVFCMLPLQDIRIAVPKAEILPPTYESRMGSDLFKEHFDQKEANPITIVVKTPRSVWDKETIEELDGYIQKLERVENVAHVTSYLSMIEASSLEEKVMLMQQEQVQKRFTDSKIVGEHTVLINVIPDISPDDKKMNQLIENIRGLNSENLDVYVTGKAAFDFDIVGKIKDDMFKTIGFTMGATFLILFFVFRSVVLPLKAVLMNVFSLGASLGIVVSVFQNGYFADWFDISSTGYISTALPIIIFGVVFGISMDYEVFLISRIMEEYEITGDNEQSTAEGLSKTASLITSAALILISVVGAFIFTDIELIKALGLGLTISVLLDATIIRIILVPALMKLMGRANWWAPKFLKKLQRTNIFHEY; this is translated from the coding sequence ATGAGAGAAGTGACAGGGAAAGGGTTATTCTGGAAATGGGGCCGTATGATTTTTCGGTTCCGTTGGCTGGTGCTCATTCTCAATTTATTGATATTCGCATTCTTTGCCATGTTTGCGCCTAAAGCAGAAAATTTATTTAAGGATAATGGCATGATACCTTATGGTTCTGAATCCGATCAAGGTAATCGTTTATTGAAAAAAGAATTGGGATTCTCTGCTTCCTCACTGATGGTAGTATATAAAAGTGATACTTTAGATTTGACAACGGAAAAATCAAAAGAAGCTATTCTTTCCTCCGTCAAAGGATTAAACCAATTATCCTATGTGGAAGATATTCAATTTGTGACAACGAAACGCGTTAGTGACGATAATGGGATTCAAGCTTTAATGATTATGTTAAGTTTAAGTGAAAATGAAGCAGAAGAAAAATATGATGAAATTAAACAAAAAATCACACAGCCAGATAACATGGATGTTTATATAACCGGTCAACCTTCTCTTCTGCACGATTTCCATACAGCTAGCAAAAAAGACCTCATTAAAGCCGAAAAGATTGGAATTCCAGTTGCATTAGTCGTGTTGTTGGTTGTATTTGGAACATTAGTAGCTGCCATCCTCCCTATTATTGTTGGTTTAACAAGCATTGTGATTACCATGGGGATCTTGTACTTTTTGGGGCTCCACATTGAGTTTTCCAATTTTCTTCCGAATATTGTGTCCATGCTTGGACTTGCGGTTGGCATCGATTATGCTCTTTTTATTGTCACGAGATTTCGTGAAGAGCTAAAGAAGGGAGTAAGCATTCAAGAGGCCATTGGCATGACAAATCAAACAGCAGGAAAGTCTGTTGTCTTTTCAGGTTTTGCAGTTGTAGTAGGTTTATTCGGTTTGGTGTTTATTGATTTAAATTTATTTTTCAGCCTTGCGGTAGGGGGGATTCTCGTCGTATCTATATCGGTCCTTGTCAGCACGACGTTGCTTTTAGCGGTATTGAGTATCCTCGGATACCGTGTGAACAAATTGAGGGTTTTTCCAAAAAGCTGGGAGAAAAGAAACTCAGAGAAAGTGTGGTCAAGAGTTGCCTACTCGGTGATGAAAAGGCCAGTTTCATTAGCCCTCGTCACCATAGCAGGATTAGTGTTTTGTATGTTGCCGTTACAAGACATCAGAATTGCTGTTCCAAAGGCAGAAATTTTGCCTCCTACCTATGAGTCTAGAATGGGCTCTGATCTTTTTAAGGAACATTTTGACCAGAAGGAAGCGAATCCTATCACTATTGTAGTAAAAACACCACGTTCAGTATGGGATAAAGAGACCATAGAAGAACTAGACGGGTACATTCAAAAACTTGAAAGAGTTGAGAATGTAGCACATGTAACAAGTTATCTTTCGATGATAGAAGCTTCCTCTCTGGAAGAAAAAGTAATGCTGATGCAACAGGAACAAGTACAAAAACGATTCACCGATAGTAAAATAGTAGGGGAACATACTGTGCTTATTAACGTCATCCCTGATATTTCTCCTGATGACAAGAAGATGAACCAATTGATCGAAAACATCAGGGGATTAAATTCTGAAAATTTAGATGTTTATGTGACTGGAAAGGCTGCGTTTGACTTTGATATTGTTGGCAAGATTAAAGATGATATGTTTAAAACGATTGGTTTTACCATGGGGGCAACATTTCTGATTTTATTTTTTGTGTTCCGTTCTGTCGTTCTGCCACTTAAAGCAGTATTAATGAATGTATTTAGTTTAGGGGCAAGTTTAGGAATTGTTGTGAGTGTGTTCCAAAACGGATATTTCGCTGATTGGTTCGATATTTCGTCTACAGGTTATATCAGTACCGCGCTTCCAATCATTATTTTTGGCGTTGTATTTGGAATTTCAATGGATTATGAAGTTTTTTTAATTTCGCGAATCATGGAAGAGTATGAGATAACAGGGGATAATGAACAAAGCACAGCAGAAGGACTTAGTAAAACTGCCAGCTTGATCACTAGTGCTGCTCTTATTTTAATAAGTGTAGTAGGAGCATTCATTTTCACAGATATTGAATTGATCAAAGCACTAGGATTGGGATTAACGATTTCTGTATTATTGGATGCCACAATCATCCGCATTATTTTGGTTCCTGCGTTAATGAAATTAATGGGGCGTGCGAATTGGTGGGCACCAAAGTTTTTAAAAAAGCTTCAACGGACAAACATTTTTCATGAATACTAA
- a CDS encoding polyprenyl synthetase family protein — MLNIGEMMEKETVKMKMREIVKSCFFVPSLQEAVLTSVEEHAERSDFLFGCLAGMHYQIFSEEVKESERIAAAVELLMLAGDILDDLMDQDSLETSWSKAPLTTSFHMAIGLLLAGQKAIADLPIDDDKKAKAQSYILSRLLQSLNGQHMDVTNGIQTEAEYIEMVKKKSGSLVAMACFVGTALAGAEKNTVIIEKYANDIGIAAQIDNDIDALYRWDEKNDIKAKKKSLPVLYMLASKRDNLLKQYFSNHIDYNELYAQKEKVIQQMEQEGAFYYAKVMSHIYKEKALQEIEKLDVDDRYKSVLKTIIL; from the coding sequence GTGTTGAATATTGGTGAAATGATGGAGAAAGAAACAGTGAAGATGAAAATGAGGGAGATTGTCAAGTCATGTTTTTTCGTTCCATCTTTACAAGAAGCGGTATTGACATCGGTAGAAGAACACGCAGAACGAAGCGATTTTTTGTTCGGCTGCTTAGCTGGTATGCATTACCAGATATTTTCCGAAGAGGTGAAGGAAAGCGAACGAATCGCAGCGGCTGTAGAACTGCTGATGTTGGCTGGAGATATACTCGATGACCTCATGGATCAAGACAGCTTGGAAACCTCGTGGAGCAAAGCACCTCTTACAACCTCATTTCATATGGCCATCGGATTATTGTTAGCAGGACAAAAAGCTATTGCGGATTTGCCTATCGATGATGATAAAAAAGCAAAGGCACAGTCATATATTTTATCTCGATTGCTTCAAAGTTTAAATGGGCAGCATATGGATGTCACAAATGGCATACAGACAGAAGCGGAGTATATAGAAATGGTGAAGAAAAAATCGGGTTCTCTAGTAGCCATGGCGTGTTTCGTCGGAACTGCATTGGCAGGCGCTGAAAAAAACACTGTCATCATTGAAAAGTATGCCAATGATATCGGAATCGCTGCGCAAATCGACAATGATATCGATGCGTTGTATCGTTGGGATGAGAAGAACGACATCAAAGCAAAGAAGAAGTCGCTTCCGGTATTGTACATGCTGGCAAGTAAACGGGATAACTTATTGAAACAGTATTTTAGCAATCATATTGATTACAATGAGCTTTATGCCCAAAAGGAAAAAGTAATTCAGCAAATGGAACAGGAAGGAGCGTTTTATTATGCTAAAGTGATGAGCCATATTTACAAGGAAAAGGCTTTGCAAGAAATCGAGAAACTGGATGTAGACGATAGGTACAAATCCGTACTGAAAACAATTATTTTGTAA
- the comX gene encoding competence pheromone ComX: MQEIIRFLVEHPEVIEKLQNGTVSLIGLSELEVKAVVKVFSESTEPLGYWK, encoded by the coding sequence ATGCAAGAAATCATTCGCTTTTTAGTAGAACATCCAGAAGTCATCGAAAAATTACAAAATGGTACGGTGAGCTTGATAGGTTTAAGTGAGTTAGAGGTAAAAGCGGTTGTAAAGGTATTTAGTGAATCGACGGAGCCGCTTGGATATTGGAAGTAG